Proteins encoded within one genomic window of Triticum aestivum cultivar Chinese Spring chromosome 2D, IWGSC CS RefSeq v2.1, whole genome shotgun sequence:
- the LOC123050778 gene encoding uncharacterized protein — protein MRDNSCSHAFNYILTELPTSLPYVQKLFLHLVIDYQVKKFSKTHTTFINLWHLNLNIDVRDDPEDASWVIGLVYLLESAPLLEELELNINYDRFVDRDPTRIVKAVPGPLHRHLRSVHITGFCDLVGIAELLLYILRNAIVLERMVVDPVVWMDNGYPYSRQLYSVSKVGSYQEFARPRFTKQELQDREFAKQHLNRKEFRHILTIL, from the exons ATGCGGGACAATTCGTGTTCTCACGCTTTCAACTATATCTTGACTGAGCTTCCAACTTCACTTCCTTATGTGCAGAAACTCTTTCTACATTTGGTTATTGACTATCAG GTGAAGAAGTTCAGTAAAACTCACACAACTTTCATCAATTTGTGGCATCTGAACCTGAACATTGATGTCAGAgacgatccagaggatgctagctGGGTTATTGGGTTGGTTTACCTCTTGGAATCAGCGCCTCTCTTAGAAGAACTGGAACTGAAT ATAAATTATGATAGATTTGTTGATCGTGATCCTACAAGGATAGTGAAGGCTGTTCCAGGGCCTCTCCATCGTCACCTCAGGAGTGTCCACATTACTGGATTTTGTGATCTAGTGGGGATAGCCGAGCTGTTGCTCTACATCCTTAGGAATGCTATTGTGCTCGAGCGTATGGTGGTAGATCCAGTGGTATGGATGGACAATGGATATCCATATAGCAGGCAGCTCTACTCAGTCAGCAAGGTCGGTAGCTACCAGGAGTTTGCTCGACCTCGTTTTACTAAGCAGGAGCTGCAGGATAGGGAGTTTGCAAAACAACACCTTAACAGAAAGGAATTTCGTCACATCCTCACCATTTTATGA